A portion of the Gammaproteobacteria bacterium genome contains these proteins:
- the trpD gene encoding anthranilate phosphoribosyltransferase, which translates to MDMPSAIRAVTERRDLSGAEMGAVMRLIMTGQATPAQIGGFLIGLRMKGETIDEIAAAAQVMRDLAEKVELAPDRLVDTCGTGGDGARTFNISTASAFVVAAAGGRVAKHGNRSVSSRCGSADVLEAAGVKLDLTPAQVARCVDEVGVGFMFAPRHHGAMKHAIGPRREMGVRTLFNLLGPLTNPAGAPNQVIGVFAREWLQPLARVLGNLGSRHVLVVHSEDGMDEISLGAPTHIAELRNNDVVLYTITPQQFGLAPAATSALVVEDAAHSLAVVKDVLDGKPGAASDVVALNAGAAIYVAGLTRTLAEGVEKARAVLASGKARIRLDELVRLTNSFGEA; encoded by the coding sequence ATGGACATGCCCTCTGCAATTCGCGCAGTCACCGAGCGCCGCGATCTGTCCGGCGCGGAGATGGGCGCGGTGATGCGCCTGATCATGACCGGCCAGGCCACCCCGGCTCAGATCGGCGGATTCCTCATCGGCCTGCGCATGAAGGGCGAGACGATCGACGAGATCGCGGCGGCCGCCCAGGTCATGCGCGACCTGGCCGAGAAGGTGGAGCTGGCCCCGGACCGCCTGGTGGATACCTGCGGCACCGGAGGCGACGGGGCGCGCACCTTCAATATCTCGACGGCCAGCGCCTTCGTGGTTGCCGCCGCGGGCGGCCGCGTGGCAAAGCACGGCAATCGCTCGGTATCGAGCCGCTGCGGCAGCGCAGACGTGCTCGAGGCGGCGGGCGTGAAGCTCGATCTCACCCCGGCCCAGGTTGCGCGCTGCGTCGACGAGGTCGGCGTAGGATTCATGTTTGCCCCGCGCCACCACGGCGCGATGAAGCACGCCATCGGTCCGCGCCGCGAGATGGGGGTGCGTACCCTGTTCAATCTGCTCGGCCCCCTGACCAATCCGGCGGGGGCGCCGAACCAGGTGATCGGCGTGTTTGCCCGCGAGTGGCTGCAACCGCTGGCGCGCGTGCTCGGCAATCTGGGCAGCCGCCACGTCCTGGTGGTTCATTCCGAGGACGGCATGGACGAGATCAGCCTCGGCGCGCCCACGCATATCGCCGAGCTGCGGAATAACGATGTCGTCCTGTACACGATCACTCCGCAGCAGTTCGGGCTGGCGCCCGCCGCGACGTCGGCCCTGGTCGTGGAGGATGCCGCGCACAGCCTCGCCGTGGTGAAGGACGTGCTGGACGGCAAGCCCGGCGCCGCGAGCGACGTCGTCGCCCTCAACGCCGGCGCCGCCATCTATGTGGCCGGGTTGACACGGACCCTCGCCGAGGGCGTCGAGAAGGCGCGCGCGGTGCTCGCGAGCGGCAAGGCGCGCATCAGGCTGGACGAGCTGGTGCGGCTGACGAACTCCTTTGGTGAGGCGTGA
- the trpC gene encoding indole-3-glycerol phosphate synthase TrpC encodes MTNTSDILQRILRRKAEEVVERRARVSLEELRARVDGLPPQRGFTAALRRRIDAGQPAVIAEVKKASPSRGVLRADFRPADIAASYEAGGAACLSVLTDRDFFQGDDRYLAEARAACGLPVLRKDFVVDAYQVYESRHLGADCILLIAAALEDDRMHEYAGLAAQLGLDVLVEVHDAGELARALALATPLLGINNRDLRSFETRIETTLELLDGIPRERLVVTESGIHTVGDVRRLRAHGVNAFLVGEAFMRAPDPGAELRKLFG; translated from the coding sequence ATGACGAATACATCTGACATCCTGCAGCGCATCCTGCGCCGCAAGGCCGAAGAGGTGGTCGAACGCCGAGCGCGCGTGTCGCTCGAGGAACTGCGCGCGCGTGTCGATGGTCTGCCCCCGCAACGCGGCTTCACGGCCGCGCTGCGCCGCCGTATCGATGCCGGACAACCCGCCGTGATTGCAGAGGTCAAGAAGGCATCGCCGAGCCGCGGCGTGCTGCGCGCCGATTTCCGTCCCGCCGACATCGCCGCCTCGTACGAGGCGGGCGGCGCCGCCTGTCTCTCCGTGCTGACCGACCGCGACTTCTTCCAGGGTGACGACCGCTACCTGGCCGAGGCGCGCGCCGCCTGCGGTCTCCCGGTGCTGCGCAAGGATTTCGTGGTCGATGCCTATCAGGTCTACGAGTCGCGCCATCTCGGCGCCGACTGCATACTGCTGATCGCCGCCGCGCTCGAGGATGACCGTATGCATGAATACGCCGGGCTCGCCGCGCAACTCGGATTGGACGTCCTCGTCGAAGTGCACGACGCCGGCGAACTTGCGCGGGCGCTGGCGCTCGCTACCCCGCTGCTGGGGATCAACAACCGCGACCTGCGCAGCTTCGAAACCCGCATCGAGACGACGCTGGAGCTGCTGGACGGGATACCGCGGGAACGCCTGGTGGTGACCGAGAGCGGCATCCATACCGTTGGGGACGTGCGGCGCCTGCGTGCACACGGCGTCAACGCATTCCTGGTCGGCGAAGCCTTCATGCGCGCCCCGGATCCCGGCGCCGAACTGAGAAAACTGTTCGGCTGA
- a CDS encoding OsmC family protein, producing the protein MKARIKWTEQAQFVGNSDSGHAVVMDGPVDGGGRNLGLRPMEMVLLGTGGCTAYDVVDILKKSRQPIQDCVVEIDAERAEEAPKVFTRIHIRFIVTGKGLSESAVKRAVDLSAEKYCSASIMLRRAGVDISHDYQIVEGP; encoded by the coding sequence ATGAAGGCCAGGATCAAGTGGACGGAGCAGGCGCAGTTCGTCGGCAACAGCGACAGCGGCCATGCCGTGGTGATGGACGGCCCGGTGGACGGCGGAGGGCGCAATCTCGGGCTGCGCCCCATGGAGATGGTGCTGCTGGGGACGGGCGGGTGCACCGCCTACGATGTGGTCGACATCCTGAAGAAGTCCCGCCAGCCGATACAGGATTGCGTGGTCGAGATAGACGCCGAGCGGGCGGAAGAGGCCCCCAAGGTGTTCACGCGCATCCACATCCGCTTCATTGTCACCGGCAAGGGACTGAGCGAGTCGGCCGTCAAGCGCGCGGTGGACCTTTCCGCCGAGAAATACTGCTCGGCCTCGATCATGCTCCGGCGCGCCGGGGTCGACATCAGTCATGACTACCAGATCGTCGAAGGTCCCTGA
- the yjjJ gene encoding type II toxin-antitoxin system HipA family toxin YjjJ — MSQEILSRLARGTATASELCAVSGLPQPTLSRRLMALRGQVLPLGASRARRYGLLRRIRDLEPEIAVHQINASGEAQRYGTLYSLAADEFWFEGVNSGQAATGLFPGLPWFFNDARPQGFLGRLFPRQHPELDLPTDIRDWSDDMALYALARRGDDVPGDLILGDVSFSRWWERARQSPLVLEESQRQARYPQLAAQVTQGVDPGSSAAGEQPKFVGQLNSQEGVRSVIVKFSPSIHESVGRRWADLLIAESLALETLRTAGIDTVSTEIIEADSRIFLEVTRFDRVHAHGRRPVVTLASADAEFAGVGLHWPTIARELVAQRRLTSDDAERINRAHAFGLLIANTDMHNGNLALMHEEYGSFLLAPIYDMLPMRYAPVGGEVSTPEFIPPPPTGGVLENYMAMRGLAREFWMRVASDTRVSADFRRLAASNGNRVALI, encoded by the coding sequence ATGAGCCAAGAAATTCTGAGTCGCCTTGCTCGCGGGACAGCAACTGCCAGTGAACTCTGCGCGGTATCGGGACTACCACAACCCACCTTATCCCGCCGCCTAATGGCCCTGCGGGGACAGGTGTTGCCGCTGGGTGCTTCCCGTGCGAGGCGCTATGGGCTGCTACGCCGCATTCGTGACTTAGAGCCAGAGATTGCTGTACATCAAATCAACGCCTCAGGTGAAGCTCAGCGTTACGGCACACTTTATAGCCTTGCTGCAGACGAGTTCTGGTTTGAAGGTGTTAACAGTGGCCAGGCAGCAACTGGGCTATTTCCTGGTCTGCCATGGTTCTTTAATGACGCACGTCCACAGGGATTCTTAGGACGACTGTTTCCTCGCCAACACCCGGAACTCGATCTGCCAACCGATATTCGAGACTGGTCAGATGATATGGCGCTCTATGCATTGGCTCGACGTGGAGATGATGTGCCTGGCGATCTGATTCTCGGCGATGTCTCATTTTCACGATGGTGGGAACGCGCCCGCCAATCACCACTGGTATTAGAAGAATCTCAACGGCAGGCCCGTTATCCGCAACTGGCCGCACAAGTAACACAAGGCGTTGATCCTGGCTCTTCAGCTGCAGGTGAGCAACCAAAGTTCGTTGGACAGTTAAATTCTCAGGAAGGAGTGCGTTCTGTCATCGTAAAGTTCTCGCCTTCCATACATGAAAGTGTTGGACGACGCTGGGCTGATCTTCTGATAGCTGAGTCGCTCGCACTCGAGACCTTGCGTACCGCAGGAATAGACACCGTCTCGACTGAAATCATAGAAGCTGATTCTCGGATATTCCTTGAGGTAACTCGCTTTGATAGAGTACATGCACATGGCAGGCGACCTGTAGTCACCCTCGCATCTGCAGATGCTGAGTTTGCAGGCGTCGGCTTGCACTGGCCCACTATCGCACGCGAACTCGTCGCACAAAGACGCTTGACCAGTGATGATGCCGAACGCATCAATCGCGCACATGCCTTTGGACTACTTATTGCCAACACGGATATGCACAACGGCAATCTTGCATTAATGCATGAGGAGTATGGAAGTTTTCTTCTGGCACCGATTTATGACATGCTGCCAATGCGATATGCCCCTGTGGGTGGCGAAGTTTCAACACCCGAGTTTATTCCACCACCTCCAACAGGCGGTGTCCTTGAGAATTACATGGCAATGCGCGGACTAGCACGCGAGTTTTGGATGCGTGTTGCATCAGACACGCGAGTATCAGCTGACTTTCGACGATTGGCGGCAAGCAATGGGAATAGGGTGGCATTGATCTAA
- a CDS encoding restriction endonuclease: MGGMIFDPGTLSDGISEQVGYKSGIALSIEAMCDFLADTKYADLIVDSEEYMVRIRSEEYEELFFKLLHRIGHTEEQFTGDYTGAYIWHKYKDHRDVVSGVTELFVQMWPILMKETEKSGGRSIDPTPFIHEAHSRYGRLGLDIAYERIMAISRGSEINPHSIIRRVDWKEIKQLEALFKGSDDSPEYGRFIDQRFIDYLSNNPHHLGTMQWRKFEELTDEYFQRQGYSVELGPGRNDEGVDVRIWHPEKSPTDSPSAIIQCKRQKEKVQKVIVKGLFADVLFEDAQYGLIVTSSELSPGSRNTILARGYPIEEVNHEMLTKWLSELRTPGTGIVRV; encoded by the coding sequence ATGGGAGGCATGATTTTTGATCCGGGAACCTTATCTGATGGTATCTCTGAACAGGTTGGTTATAAATCAGGCATAGCACTTTCCATCGAAGCAATGTGTGATTTTCTTGCTGATACTAAATACGCTGACCTGATAGTAGATTCTGAAGAGTACATGGTAAGAATAAGATCAGAAGAATATGAAGAACTATTTTTTAAGCTGCTGCATCGTATTGGCCACACTGAAGAACAATTTACTGGTGATTACACCGGCGCATATATATGGCACAAATATAAAGACCATCGAGATGTAGTTAGCGGAGTAACTGAACTATTTGTTCAAATGTGGCCTATTTTAATGAAGGAAACGGAAAAATCTGGGGGCAGGTCAATTGATCCGACACCGTTCATACATGAGGCACACTCAAGGTATGGGCGACTAGGTCTTGATATAGCCTATGAAAGAATTATGGCTATTAGTAGGGGCTCTGAGATAAATCCGCATTCCATTATAAGGCGAGTAGACTGGAAAGAAATTAAGCAGCTTGAGGCTTTATTTAAAGGTAGTGACGACTCACCTGAGTATGGAAGGTTTATTGATCAGAGATTTATTGATTACCTCTCGAATAACCCTCATCACCTAGGAACAATGCAGTGGAGAAAGTTTGAGGAATTAACCGATGAGTATTTTCAAAGGCAAGGGTATTCAGTTGAGCTAGGTCCTGGAAGAAACGATGAAGGTGTTGATGTCCGCATTTGGCACCCCGAAAAATCACCAACAGATAGTCCTAGCGCAATAATTCAATGCAAAAGACAAAAAGAAAAAGTTCAAAAAGTAATTGTTAAAGGACTTTTTGCTGATGTTTTGTTTGAGGATGCACAATACGGGCTTATTGTAACATCTTCAGAATTATCACCCGGGTCACGTAATACTATTTTAGCAAGAGGCTATCCTATTGAAGAAGTTAATCATGAAATGCTTACTAAATGGTTATCAGAGCTAAGAACACCGGGAACAGGTATTGTTAGGGTATAG
- a CDS encoding DUF4935 domain-containing protein, giving the protein MKLVLDTNAFVQRKFRLDGPHISILKEAISKGFVELVVPEIIVEETINKYRENLIESLKEVNKKIDALNSILAGSQQIQIPSINIENEVQTFITSFDRLLHELRAARPSYKEIPQEDIVRRDLKRRRPFQESGKGYRDALLWETLLRNTLINGELCILVTNNTKDFCSQDSDLHPHLVDDLTERNLSKADVNITRTLSEFIDQKIKPCLPTNKDIISAIQNDTYRKFKFSEFYGENREKISSLLNVQLDRLNQLNLPAELESPTVLAI; this is encoded by the coding sequence ATGAAGCTTGTTTTAGATACGAATGCGTTTGTACAGAGGAAGTTCCGTCTAGACGGACCACATATATCGATATTAAAGGAAGCGATATCTAAAGGGTTTGTTGAACTTGTTGTTCCTGAAATTATAGTTGAGGAAACGATAAACAAGTATCGAGAAAATCTAATAGAATCTCTGAAAGAAGTAAATAAAAAAATAGATGCTCTAAATTCTATATTAGCTGGTAGTCAACAAATACAAATACCGTCGATCAATATTGAAAATGAAGTCCAAACTTTTATTACATCATTTGACCGCCTACTTCATGAATTAAGAGCAGCCCGCCCTAGCTATAAAGAAATTCCACAGGAAGATATCGTCAGGCGTGATCTTAAGAGGCGTCGCCCATTTCAAGAGAGTGGGAAAGGATATCGTGACGCGTTGTTATGGGAAACTTTATTGCGCAATACCCTAATAAATGGCGAGCTGTGCATTCTTGTGACGAATAATACTAAAGATTTTTGTAGTCAAGACTCTGATCTTCACCCACATTTAGTTGATGACCTCACGGAACGAAATTTATCGAAAGCAGACGTTAACATCACTCGAACTCTTTCGGAGTTTATAGATCAAAAAATCAAACCTTGCTTGCCCACAAATAAAGATATCATCAGCGCGATTCAGAATGACACGTATAGGAAATTCAAGTTCTCGGAGTTTTATGGGGAGAATCGGGAGAAAATTAGTAGTCTATTAAATGTCCAGTTAGATCGCCTTAATCAACTAAATCTGCCGGCGGAGCTGGAAAGTCCGACAGTGTTAGCTATTTAG
- a CDS encoding conjugal transfer protein TraF, whose translation MSRRKSIQWAGTFVMAAAATGSGAAPFSSFDARSYAMGGAGVAAGTGANAVFLNPALLAPSAGDESYRLELPVIGGRVADPGGLADDIDEFNEIEPVGTFQDAVNAYIAAPGAGTAAGVQSAGGLLIDRLESISDKALSAEADFAVVVGVPHPKYGMSVFMNVNVLGGTVGDVSDADIAAIEQTIDDAINLQPVTDPTDALTSSVSARFIRVTEIGVALAREYDFLGGVSLGLTPKFVGVRSFDFRFVGSEIDTAEVSLSESQQDDAGVNLDAGMVKGFDNGWMLGLAVKNLIAQEYETALDNEFSLDPMARLGIAYTNSCLTAAADLDLTENDPGGYEPRTRYAALGVELYLFEIARLRLGYRHNLSDIPAGIETDIMTAGLGFTSFGAQVDLAVAGNGDESGAALQLGFRF comes from the coding sequence ATGTCCAGAAGGAAATCGATTCAGTGGGCCGGCACGTTCGTCATGGCGGCGGCGGCGACCGGTTCGGGTGCGGCTCCGTTCAGTTCATTCGATGCGCGCAGCTACGCCATGGGCGGTGCGGGTGTGGCTGCCGGCACCGGTGCGAATGCCGTCTTCCTCAATCCCGCGTTGCTGGCGCCGTCGGCGGGGGATGAATCCTATCGGCTGGAACTGCCCGTGATCGGCGGCCGGGTCGCTGATCCGGGCGGGCTGGCGGACGACATCGACGAGTTCAACGAGATCGAGCCGGTCGGCACGTTTCAGGATGCCGTCAACGCCTATATCGCCGCACCCGGCGCGGGAACAGCGGCCGGGGTGCAAAGTGCCGGCGGACTGCTCATCGATCGGTTGGAGAGCATATCCGACAAGGCGTTGTCCGCCGAGGCGGATTTCGCCGTCGTTGTGGGTGTTCCGCATCCGAAATACGGCATGTCGGTCTTCATGAACGTGAACGTGCTCGGTGGAACGGTCGGTGATGTCAGCGACGCCGATATCGCGGCGATCGAGCAGACGATCGACGATGCGATCAACCTCCAGCCCGTGACCGATCCCACTGATGCCCTTACGTCATCGGTGAGCGCGCGCTTCATCCGCGTCACCGAAATTGGTGTCGCCCTTGCGCGGGAGTACGACTTCCTCGGCGGAGTCTCCCTCGGCCTCACGCCCAAGTTCGTCGGGGTGCGAAGCTTTGATTTCCGCTTCGTCGGCAGCGAGATCGATACCGCCGAGGTCAGCCTGAGCGAGAGCCAGCAGGACGATGCGGGCGTGAACCTGGATGCCGGGATGGTCAAGGGGTTCGACAACGGCTGGATGCTGGGTCTGGCGGTGAAGAACCTGATCGCGCAGGAATATGAAACGGCGCTCGATAACGAGTTCAGTCTCGATCCCATGGCGCGTCTCGGCATCGCCTACACCAACTCCTGCCTGACCGCGGCGGCGGATCTCGACCTGACCGAGAACGATCCCGGCGGCTACGAACCCAGGACCCGCTATGCCGCCCTCGGCGTCGAGCTCTACCTGTTCGAGATCGCGCGACTGCGCCTCGGTTACCGCCATAACCTGAGCGACATACCCGCCGGGATCGAGACGGACATCATGACCGCGGGACTCGGATTCACGTCGTTCGGCGCGCAGGTCGATCTGGCCGTTGCCGGCAACGGTGACGAGTCCGGCGCCGCCCTACAACTCGGATTCAGGTTCTAG
- a CDS encoding aminodeoxychorismate/anthranilate synthase component II, with amino-acid sequence MLLMIDNYDSFTYNLVQYLGELGAEVRVVRNDQIGLDEIAALAPERIVISPGPCTPNEAGVSLEVIRTFAGRVPLLGVCLGHQAIGQAFGGRVVHARSVMHGKTSLIHHTGAGVFRGLPNPFEATRYHSLVVERASLPDCLEVTAWTQTEAGEFDEIMGMRHREFALEGVQFHPESILTQVGHELLKNFLETR; translated from the coding sequence TTGTTGCTGATGATCGACAATTACGATTCCTTCACCTATAACCTGGTTCAGTACCTGGGTGAGCTGGGCGCCGAGGTGAGGGTCGTGCGCAATGACCAGATCGGGCTCGATGAGATCGCCGCGCTGGCCCCTGAGCGTATCGTGATCTCGCCCGGACCCTGCACGCCGAACGAGGCGGGGGTGTCGCTGGAGGTGATCAGGACCTTTGCCGGGCGCGTCCCGTTGCTGGGCGTCTGCCTCGGCCACCAGGCGATCGGCCAGGCCTTCGGCGGCAGGGTGGTGCATGCGCGCAGCGTGATGCACGGCAAGACTTCGCTGATACACCACACCGGCGCCGGGGTATTCCGCGGACTGCCCAACCCGTTCGAGGCGACGCGTTACCATTCACTGGTGGTCGAGCGCGCCAGCCTGCCCGACTGCCTCGAGGTGACCGCCTGGACGCAGACGGAGGCGGGCGAATTCGACGAGATCATGGGGATGCGCCACCGGGAGTTCGCGCTCGAGGGCGTACAGTTCCATCCTGAATCCATACTGACGCAGGTGGGACACGAACTGCTGAAGAATTTCCTCGAAACACGCTGA
- the crp gene encoding cAMP-activated global transcriptional regulator CRP: MTQLRRKITNTTIERFLGHCHRRRYPAKGVIIYASDAPDALYYIIEGSVTVLHEDDDGHEIVLAYLNAGDFFGEMGLFDKENPRRSAWVRARTQCELAEINYEKFRTLGSQNPDILFELASQMAMRLRRTSSMVGRLAFMDVAGRVARTLLELCQQPDAITHPDGMQIRITRQELGRIVGCSREMVGRVLKNLEQQNLITAKGKTIVVFGTR, from the coding sequence ATGACGCAATTGCGACGAAAAATCACCAACACCACCATCGAACGATTCCTGGGCCACTGCCATCGCCGACGCTACCCCGCCAAGGGCGTGATCATCTACGCCAGCGATGCGCCGGACGCCCTGTATTACATCATCGAAGGCTCGGTCACGGTGCTGCACGAGGATGACGACGGCCACGAAATCGTGCTGGCGTATCTGAACGCGGGCGATTTCTTCGGCGAGATGGGACTGTTCGACAAGGAAAATCCCAGGCGCAGCGCCTGGGTGCGCGCCCGCACGCAATGCGAGCTGGCGGAGATAAACTACGAAAAGTTCCGCACGCTGGGCTCGCAGAATCCCGACATCCTGTTCGAACTGGCCAGCCAGATGGCCATGCGCCTGCGCCGCACCAGCAGCATGGTCGGCCGGCTCGCCTTCATGGACGTCGCCGGGCGCGTCGCCCGCACGCTGCTGGAGCTGTGCCAGCAGCCGGACGCCATCACCCACCCCGACGGGATGCAGATCCGCATCACGCGCCAGGAGCTGGGCCGCATCGTCGGCTGTTCACGCGAAATGGTCGGCCGTGTGCTGAAGAACCTGGAACAGCAGAACCTGATCACCGCCAAGGGCAAGACCATCGTAGTGTTCGGGACGCGGTAA
- a CDS encoding HigA family addiction module antidote protein — MTTLRNPKRRPTHPGAILREDVLTALDMSQTEFAKRLGVSRLTVSDLLLEKHALSPDMAMRISRLTNTTPESWLRMQEALDLWELGQEPERYRDIEPVAA; from the coding sequence ATGACCACTTTACGAAACCCCAAGCGCCGGCCTACCCACCCGGGCGCCATTCTGCGCGAGGACGTGCTGACGGCGCTCGACATGAGCCAGACCGAGTTCGCTAAGCGGCTGGGCGTTAGCCGTCTCACCGTGTCTGATCTGCTGCTCGAAAAGCACGCACTCTCTCCCGACATGGCGATGCGCATCAGCCGTCTGACCAACACGACGCCGGAGAGCTGGCTGCGGATGCAGGAGGCGCTGGATCTGTGGGAGCTGGGGCAGGAGCCTGAGCGGTATAGAGACATCGAGCCTGTTGCCGCCTAG
- a CDS encoding conjugal transfer protein TraF, with amino-acid sequence MTVTNASHVCMRAGSSPGVRLRLSLPCPTADDYEEISMRGKKFIMGAAALGLLSLGARAGAVPFSSFDPRSFGMGGVGVAAGSSANAVFTNPALLAVASEDEDFSLELPIVGGRISDPDELIDAIDEFSGQDPIGDFSAAVDAYTATPGATTSAAVEAAGDALIGQLRNLSDKALTGEGDAAVVIGIPGRKFGVSVFANAYVVGGATDEITDTDLAVIQQTVDDALNSQPVTDPADSLTSSVSARFAFLSEVGVSIAREFDVLGGIAVGLTPKYVSARTYDYRFIGSEIDDAEVDLDQGERKDSGFNVDVGFAKDHGDGWKTALTIRNLISREYETALGNTFRIEPMARLGVARQNDWVTVAADIDLTENEPAGFDSKTQYAAVGIEFDLFDTAQLRLGYRHNMSDVPAGVEQGVAAAGIGFSPFGVHFDLGVAGNADEIGAAMQLGFRF; translated from the coding sequence TTGACTGTCACCAATGCTTCGCATGTCTGCATGCGCGCAGGCTCATCGCCCGGTGTCCGGTTGCGTTTATCACTACCCTGTCCAACAGCAGACGACTACGAGGAGATATCGATGCGCGGTAAAAAATTCATCATGGGTGCAGCTGCGCTGGGGCTGTTGTCGCTTGGGGCCAGAGCCGGCGCCGTACCATTCAGCTCTTTCGATCCGCGCTCATTCGGCATGGGCGGGGTCGGCGTGGCCGCCGGATCGAGCGCCAATGCCGTCTTCACGAATCCCGCCCTGCTGGCAGTGGCGAGTGAAGACGAGGATTTCAGCCTGGAGCTGCCCATCGTCGGTGGGCGCATCTCCGATCCGGATGAGCTGATAGACGCAATCGATGAGTTCAGTGGCCAGGATCCGATCGGCGATTTTTCCGCTGCCGTCGATGCGTACACCGCGACGCCGGGTGCGACAACGTCAGCGGCCGTTGAGGCCGCCGGCGACGCCCTGATCGGACAGTTGCGGAATCTGTCGGATAAGGCGCTGACGGGCGAGGGCGATGCCGCTGTCGTTATCGGGATCCCGGGGCGGAAATTTGGCGTCTCGGTATTCGCCAATGCCTATGTGGTTGGCGGCGCTACCGACGAGATCACCGATACCGATCTTGCCGTGATACAGCAGACTGTCGACGACGCGCTGAATTCCCAGCCCGTGACCGACCCGGCCGACTCCCTGACCTCCTCCGTGAGTGCGCGCTTCGCCTTCCTGAGCGAGGTCGGCGTTTCGATAGCGCGGGAGTTCGACGTTCTGGGCGGGATTGCGGTCGGCCTCACGCCCAAATACGTCAGTGCCAGAACCTACGATTATCGCTTCATCGGCAGCGAGATCGACGATGCCGAAGTCGATCTCGACCAAGGTGAGCGGAAGGATTCGGGGTTCAACGTCGACGTCGGCTTCGCCAAGGATCACGGTGACGGCTGGAAGACGGCGCTGACGATCAGAAACCTGATCTCTCGCGAGTACGAGACGGCGCTCGGAAACACATTCAGGATCGAGCCGATGGCGCGCCTGGGCGTCGCACGCCAGAACGACTGGGTGACCGTCGCGGCGGACATCGACCTGACGGAGAACGAGCCGGCCGGATTTGATTCGAAAACCCAGTATGCGGCGGTCGGCATCGAGTTCGATCTGTTCGATACCGCCCAACTGCGGTTGGGCTATCGCCATAACATGAGCGATGTGCCGGCGGGCGTCGAGCAGGGTGTGGCGGCGGCGGGGATCGGGTTCTCGCCCTTTGGCGTGCACTTCGATCTGGGCGTGGCCGGCAATGCCGACGAAATCGGGGCGGCGATGCAGCTCGGGTTCAGGTTTTGA
- the lexA gene encoding transcriptional repressor LexA has protein sequence MLTLAQQKTLDYLRQYWRKHGHSPSLTEIAAGIGITSKGVIHRYVQALIEAGYVVQTPGRKRGLRLVEIPETPGIGLPLLGRIAAGQPIEAIRGEETFDLSTFVVGSNRYALRVKGDSMIEAGILNGDTVVIEARDAARDGEMVVALIDESETTLKRLKRRKDGSIQLTPANASIAPMIYSAERVHIQGVVVGVFRSYR, from the coding sequence ATGCTTACACTCGCGCAACAAAAAACCCTCGATTACCTCCGCCAGTACTGGCGGAAACACGGCCACAGCCCCAGTCTTACTGAGATCGCGGCCGGGATCGGGATCACCTCCAAGGGTGTCATCCACCGCTACGTGCAGGCCCTGATCGAGGCCGGCTATGTGGTCCAGACCCCGGGCCGCAAGCGGGGGCTGAGGTTGGTCGAGATTCCGGAGACTCCGGGAATCGGTCTGCCGCTCCTCGGCCGTATCGCTGCCGGTCAGCCCATCGAGGCCATCCGGGGCGAGGAGACCTTCGATCTGTCCACCTTCGTGGTGGGAAGCAACCGCTATGCACTCCGGGTGAAGGGGGACTCCATGATCGAGGCCGGTATCCTGAACGGCGATACCGTCGTTATCGAGGCCCGGGACGCTGCCCGGGACGGGGAGATGGTCGTCGCCCTGATCGATGAGTCCGAAACGACCCTGAAGCGCCTCAAGCGACGGAAAGACGGCAGTATCCAGCTCACCCCGGCCAATGCCTCAATCGCCCCGATGATCTACTCCGCCGAGCGGGTCCACATCCAGGGGGTCGTGGTCGGCGTGTTCCGCTCCTATCGGTGA